One stretch of Methylopila sp. 73B DNA includes these proteins:
- a CDS encoding sarcosine oxidase subunit beta family protein encodes MSTDRYSIFSVLREALRGHTGWKPAWREPEPKAAYDVVIVGGGGHGLATAHYLAKVHGLTNIAVVEKGWIGGGNVGRNTTIVRSNYLLPGNVPFYEHSMKLWEELEQDLNYNAMVSQRGVVNLFHSDGQRDAYARRGNAMRLHGVDSELLDVAQLKRILPMLDYDNARFPVKGALRQKRGGTVRHDAVAWGYARAADGRGVDIIQNCEVTGFRIEAGRVVGLETSRGFIGAKKVGLACAGNSSRVAGMAGLRLPIESHVLQAFVSEGIKPFIDTVCTFGAGHFYISQSDKGGLVFGGDIDGYNSYASRGNLPTIEDVAEGGMALMPAIGRVKLLRHWGGIMDMSMDGSPIIDRTPIEGLYLNAGWCYGGFKATPASGWSFAHLIATDMPHETATAYRLDRFATGRVIDEKGVGAQPNLH; translated from the coding sequence ATGTCGACCGACCGGTACTCGATCTTTTCCGTGCTTCGCGAGGCGCTTCGCGGCCACACCGGCTGGAAGCCGGCCTGGCGCGAGCCCGAGCCGAAGGCGGCCTACGACGTCGTCATCGTCGGCGGCGGCGGCCACGGGCTCGCGACCGCGCATTACCTCGCCAAGGTCCACGGCCTGACCAACATCGCGGTGGTCGAGAAGGGCTGGATCGGCGGCGGCAACGTCGGCCGCAACACCACCATCGTCCGCTCGAACTACCTGCTGCCGGGCAACGTGCCGTTCTACGAGCACTCCATGAAGCTCTGGGAGGAGCTGGAGCAGGACCTGAACTACAACGCCATGGTGAGCCAGCGCGGCGTGGTGAACCTGTTCCACTCCGACGGCCAGCGCGACGCCTACGCCCGCCGCGGCAACGCCATGCGCCTGCACGGCGTCGATTCCGAGCTGCTCGACGTGGCCCAGCTCAAGCGCATCCTGCCGATGCTGGACTACGACAACGCCCGCTTCCCCGTGAAGGGCGCCCTTCGCCAGAAGCGCGGCGGCACGGTGCGCCACGACGCGGTGGCCTGGGGCTACGCCCGGGCCGCGGACGGACGCGGCGTCGACATCATCCAGAACTGCGAGGTCACCGGCTTCCGCATCGAGGCCGGCCGCGTGGTCGGGCTCGAGACGTCGCGCGGCTTCATCGGCGCGAAGAAGGTCGGCCTCGCCTGCGCCGGCAACTCTTCGCGCGTCGCGGGGATGGCGGGCCTGCGCCTGCCGATCGAGAGCCACGTGCTGCAGGCTTTCGTGTCGGAAGGGATCAAGCCCTTCATCGACACGGTCTGCACCTTCGGGGCCGGGCACTTCTACATCTCGCAGTCCGACAAGGGCGGCCTGGTCTTCGGCGGCGACATCGACGGCTACAACTCCTACGCCAGCCGCGGAAACCTGCCGACGATCGAGGACGTGGCCGAGGGCGGCATGGCGCTGATGCCGGCGATCGGTCGCGTGAAGCTTCTGCGGCACTGGGGCGGGATCATGGACATGTCGATGGACGGCTCGCCGATCATCGACCGCACGCCGATCGAGGGCCTCTACCTCAACGCCGGCTGGTGCTACGGCGGCTTCAAGGCGACGCCGGCCTCGGGCTGGAGCTTCGCGCATCTGATCGCGACCGACATGCCGCACGAGACCGCGACCGCCTACCGGCTTGACCGCTTCGCGACCGGCCGCGTCATCGACGAAAAGGGCGTCGGCGCCCAGCCGAACCTGCACTGA
- a CDS encoding LysR family transcriptional regulator yields the protein MQPRPDDLPFDLRQLTIFLAVCDAGAMASAARRLGLTQPAVSLAVAELETRIGAGLFDRAIRPIALTPAGVLLRQRASALVSEARQIAPMLREAGRARFPLVRLGLVDSLSRTLGPTLADAIAERADEVAILSGLTASHASALLSRNLDVMIGVDDLAQVAGLERRPILTESYVLMLPPGVPPVESVEDLRRLTERFELVRFSARSSTGVEIERHLRRIGLEPPRRLSFDTPQGVASMVAEGGRFAIVTPLCVVEAAPPSRAVVCAPLPGPEFARSLTLVAYAHELGRLPAELAETSRAGVRARLAEVAPEMARFVQIS from the coding sequence ATGCAGCCCCGTCCCGACGACCTTCCCTTCGATCTCCGGCAACTCACGATCTTCCTCGCCGTCTGCGACGCCGGCGCGATGGCGTCGGCGGCGCGGCGTCTGGGCCTCACGCAGCCGGCGGTGTCGCTCGCGGTGGCGGAGCTCGAGACGCGGATCGGCGCCGGGCTGTTCGACCGCGCGATCCGGCCGATCGCGCTCACGCCCGCAGGCGTCCTGCTGCGCCAGCGCGCCTCGGCGCTGGTCTCCGAAGCGCGCCAGATCGCGCCGATGCTGCGGGAGGCGGGGAGGGCGCGGTTCCCGCTGGTGCGGCTCGGCCTCGTCGATTCGCTGTCGCGCACGCTCGGGCCGACGCTCGCGGACGCGATCGCCGAGCGCGCGGACGAGGTGGCGATCCTGTCCGGCCTGACCGCCTCCCACGCCAGCGCCCTGCTGTCGCGCAATCTCGACGTGATGATCGGCGTCGACGATCTCGCGCAGGTCGCAGGGCTCGAGCGCCGGCCGATCCTGACCGAGTCCTACGTGCTGATGCTGCCGCCCGGCGTCCCGCCGGTGGAGAGCGTGGAGGATCTGCGCCGGCTCACGGAGCGCTTCGAGTTGGTGCGGTTCAGCGCGCGGTCGAGCACCGGCGTGGAGATCGAGCGGCACCTCAGGCGCATCGGACTGGAGCCGCCGCGGCGGCTGTCGTTCGATACGCCCCAGGGCGTGGCGTCGATGGTGGCGGAGGGCGGCCGGTTCGCCATCGTCACGCCGCTCTGCGTGGTGGAAGCCGCGCCGCCGTCGCGGGCGGTGGTCTGCGCGCCACTGCCGGGCCCGGAGTTCGCCCGCAGCCTGACGCTGGTCGCCTATGCGCACGAGCTCGGCCGGTTGCCGGCGGAGCTGGCGGAGACGAGCCGCGCGGGAGTGCGCGCGCGGCTCGCCGAGGTCGCGCCCGAAATGGCGCGCTTCGTCCAGATCTCCTGA
- a CDS encoding calcium-binding protein: MATINGTAGADRLVGTGAADVLRGYAGQDKLFGQAGADTLFGGDQNDDLFGGDGADLLYGENGDDDLEGGAGNDRLVGGAGNDDLEGGLGNDTLYGGAGNDEIDGGDGDDRLIGDAGNDELDGGNGRDVLFGGVGNDELDGGKGVDVLSGGAGADIFVFETGDGRDRITDFQDGTDKIELDVDGLGFNDLIIRSNAAGDAVITWAGNTGSSITLDDVSVASLGANDFIFD, translated from the coding sequence ATGGCGACGATCAACGGAACCGCCGGCGCTGACCGCCTCGTGGGAACCGGCGCGGCGGACGTGCTGCGCGGTTACGCCGGCCAGGACAAGCTGTTCGGCCAGGCGGGCGCGGACACGCTGTTCGGCGGCGATCAGAATGACGACCTCTTCGGCGGCGACGGCGCCGACCTGCTCTACGGCGAGAACGGCGACGACGATCTCGAGGGCGGCGCGGGCAACGACCGGCTCGTGGGCGGCGCCGGCAATGACGATCTCGAAGGCGGGCTGGGGAACGACACCCTCTATGGCGGCGCCGGCAACGACGAGATCGACGGCGGCGACGGCGACGACCGGCTGATCGGCGACGCGGGCAACGACGAACTGGACGGCGGAAACGGCCGCGACGTGCTGTTCGGCGGCGTCGGCAACGACGAGCTTGACGGCGGCAAGGGCGTGGACGTGCTGAGCGGCGGCGCGGGCGCCGACATCTTCGTGTTCGAGACCGGCGACGGCAGGGACCGCATCACCGACTTCCAGGACGGGACCGACAAGATCGAGCTCGACGTCGACGGACTCGGCTTCAACGACCTGATCATCCGCTCAAACGCGGCGGGCGACGCCGTGATCACCTGGGCCGGCAACACCGGCTCCTCGATCACGCTCGACGACGTGTCGGTCGCGAGCCTCGGCGCGAACGACTTCATCTTCGACTGA
- a CDS encoding response regulator transcription factor, with protein MKILVVEDDRRIADFLSRGLTSEGYQVTVAPDGRDGLERMRSGEFELVILDRMLPYVDGLEVCRLARRERLTALILMLTAKDGLQDKIEGLKGGADDYLTKPFSFDELLARLEALKRRRPAEDTQATLAVGPLTLDPESRRVTCRGREISLTVREFELLRFLMANAERVVSRQRLLNNVWDYTFDPGTKVVDVYIRYLRKKLEDDGPPFIIQTVRGVGYKISGRDVAT; from the coding sequence GTGAAGATCCTGGTGGTGGAGGACGACCGCCGGATCGCCGACTTTCTGAGCCGCGGCCTGACCTCGGAAGGCTATCAGGTGACCGTCGCCCCGGACGGCCGCGACGGGCTGGAGCGCATGCGCTCGGGCGAGTTCGAGCTCGTGATCCTCGACCGCATGCTGCCTTACGTCGACGGGCTCGAGGTCTGCCGGCTGGCGCGGCGGGAGCGGCTGACGGCGCTGATCCTGATGCTCACGGCGAAGGACGGGCTGCAGGACAAGATCGAGGGCCTCAAGGGCGGCGCGGACGATTATCTCACCAAGCCGTTCTCGTTCGACGAGCTGCTGGCGCGGCTCGAGGCGCTGAAGCGCCGCCGGCCGGCGGAGGACACCCAGGCGACGCTCGCGGTCGGGCCCCTCACCCTAGACCCCGAGTCCCGTCGCGTGACCTGCCGCGGCCGGGAGATCTCGCTGACCGTGCGCGAGTTCGAGCTGCTGCGCTTCCTGATGGCGAACGCCGAGCGCGTCGTCAGCCGGCAGCGGCTGCTGAACAACGTCTGGGACTACACCTTCGACCCCGGCACCAAGGTGGTCGACGTCTACATCCGCTATCTCAGGAAAAAACTCGAGGATGATGGTCCTCCGTTCATCATCCAGACGGTTCGGGGCGTCGGCTACAAGATCTCCGGCCGCGACGTCGCCACGTGA
- a CDS encoding ATP-binding protein, whose translation MTVRWRIFIFEIVTLAFVALMVGVTALSLRVADDFVRRIDGVHHRFEVIAELDGHANNYAEQIAEVLLLGPEQMPDFEAARRKMEEAFERLARVTRAEVLTLEGIEEVRREISDVEMTSRMNELYRAIDRAAEHVFALQRDGKQAEAVGHFRREVEYRLSNDFETLLENALKDERGEVASELAEVRRRQQWLLFGAIALTLLAVLFSAGFGLMLKRSIVRPVQDLAEGARAIADGALDARIPVRGRDEFAALARTFNDMAHAIEAQRAELVTAQQRLHSEVEARTAELRHANDRLRDVDARRAQFLADVSHELRTPLTILRGEADVALRGRGDPGDQAEALFRIQEQAESLGSLLDDLLAFARSDAEDQSFEITVTRGRDVAAAAAAEGEALAAPRDVLIETAWNDGGALIAADARRLKQVFLIGLDNAIKHSPAGGRVRVATLVAGGRFVVEVSDEGPGLSEEDRAHVFSRFYRGRAADSGSTGGLGIGLAIAKLIVERHDGVITLDNRPLGGAALTVSLPLAEATS comes from the coding sequence ATGACCGTGCGTTGGCGCATCTTCATCTTCGAGATCGTGACCCTCGCCTTCGTGGCGCTGATGGTCGGGGTGACCGCGCTGTCGCTCAGGGTGGCGGACGATTTCGTGCGCCGCATCGACGGCGTCCATCACCGCTTCGAGGTGATCGCCGAGCTGGACGGCCACGCCAACAACTACGCCGAACAGATCGCCGAGGTGCTGCTGCTCGGGCCGGAGCAGATGCCGGACTTCGAGGCCGCGCGCCGCAAGATGGAGGAGGCGTTCGAGCGCCTCGCCCGCGTCACGCGGGCCGAGGTGCTGACGCTCGAGGGGATCGAGGAGGTGCGGCGCGAGATCTCGGACGTCGAGATGACGAGCCGCATGAACGAGCTCTACCGCGCCATCGACCGCGCGGCCGAGCACGTCTTCGCCCTCCAGCGCGACGGCAAGCAGGCCGAAGCGGTCGGCCATTTCCGGCGCGAGGTCGAGTACCGGCTGTCGAACGACTTCGAGACGCTGCTCGAGAACGCGCTGAAGGACGAGCGCGGCGAGGTCGCGAGCGAGCTCGCCGAGGTGCGGCGGCGCCAGCAGTGGCTGCTCTTCGGCGCGATCGCGCTGACGTTGCTCGCCGTCCTGTTCAGCGCCGGCTTCGGCCTGATGCTGAAGCGCTCGATCGTGCGCCCGGTGCAGGATCTCGCCGAAGGCGCGAGGGCGATCGCGGACGGCGCGCTCGACGCCCGCATCCCCGTGCGCGGCCGCGACGAGTTCGCGGCGCTCGCCCGCACCTTCAACGACATGGCGCACGCGATCGAGGCGCAGCGGGCGGAGCTCGTCACCGCGCAGCAGCGCCTGCACTCCGAGGTCGAGGCCCGCACCGCCGAACTGCGCCACGCCAACGACCGCCTGAGGGACGTGGACGCGCGGCGGGCGCAGTTCCTGGCGGACGTCAGCCATGAACTTCGGACCCCGCTGACGATCCTGCGCGGCGAGGCGGACGTCGCGCTGCGCGGGCGTGGCGACCCGGGCGACCAGGCGGAGGCGCTGTTCCGCATCCAGGAGCAGGCCGAGAGCCTCGGCTCGCTGCTCGACGACCTGCTGGCCTTCGCCCGGTCCGACGCGGAAGACCAGAGCTTCGAGATCACTGTCACGCGCGGCCGCGACGTGGCGGCCGCCGCCGCCGCCGAGGGCGAAGCGCTCGCCGCCCCGCGCGACGTCCTGATCGAGACCGCCTGGAACGACGGCGGCGCGCTGATCGCGGCCGACGCGCGACGGCTGAAGCAGGTCTTCCTGATCGGCCTCGACAACGCGATAAAGCACTCGCCGGCCGGCGGACGCGTCCGCGTCGCGACGCTCGTCGCCGGCGGACGGTTCGTGGTCGAGGTCTCGGACGAGGGGCCGGGCCTGTCGGAGGAGGATCGCGCGCACGTGTTCAGCCGTTTCTATCGGGGCCGCGCGGCCGACAGCGGCTCCACCGGCGGGCTCGGCATCGGTCTCGCCATCGCCAAGCTCATTGTCGAGCGGCACGACGGCGTGATCACGCTCGACAACCGGCCCTTGGGCGGCGCGGCGCTGACCGTCTCGCTGCCGCTGGCGGAGGCGACGTCGTGA
- a CDS encoding ATP-binding protein yields MTVSIDIGAKSNGQRSTVDLEELLATRLLVQGNSGSGKSHLLRRLLEQSAPWVQQCVIDPEGDFVTLADAHGHVVVEAAGVERDLAMIAERARRHRVSVILNLERLDVDRQMRAAAVFLNALFEVERDCWYPMLVVVDEAQLFAPAAASEADEESRRQALAAMTNLMCRGRKRGLAGVIATQRLAKLAKNVAAEASNFLMGRTFLDIDMARAADLLGMERRQAEAFRNLDRGQFVGLGPAIGRRPETVKIAPVETQGRGGSPKLMPLPETLAEDAAGLIFRRGADEARPRAAAATANTAEVLAQLAQSRSDATAAQPLPADLFADAEREGKIAEIMTAMMAEPEASFQPVSLLYQDFLVRCRIARLPGDAPDLPRFRRELAIAKAGVDDGEVASSDWDQATLIAASLPEDVRGVFLLVAKAALMKGPCPSDAEIAKAYGTRSTGRARRLLTYMEERGFISCASDLRGNRIVMLPDLGWQTAPGALESASGH; encoded by the coding sequence ATGACGGTCAGCATCGACATCGGCGCGAAGTCGAACGGACAGCGCTCGACGGTCGACCTCGAGGAGTTGCTCGCGACCCGTCTTCTCGTTCAGGGCAACTCCGGCTCGGGCAAGTCGCATCTGCTCCGCCGGCTGCTGGAGCAGAGCGCGCCCTGGGTCCAGCAGTGCGTGATCGACCCGGAGGGCGACTTCGTCACGCTCGCGGACGCCCATGGCCATGTGGTCGTGGAGGCCGCCGGCGTGGAGCGCGATCTCGCGATGATCGCCGAGCGGGCGCGCCGGCACCGGGTCTCGGTGATCCTCAACCTCGAGCGCCTGGACGTCGACCGCCAGATGCGCGCGGCGGCCGTGTTCCTCAACGCGCTGTTCGAGGTCGAGCGCGACTGCTGGTACCCGATGCTGGTGGTGGTGGACGAGGCGCAGCTGTTCGCGCCCGCGGCCGCGAGCGAAGCGGACGAGGAGTCCCGCCGGCAGGCGCTCGCGGCGATGACGAATCTCATGTGCCGCGGGCGGAAGCGGGGGTTGGCCGGCGTCATCGCGACCCAGCGGCTCGCGAAGCTCGCGAAGAACGTCGCGGCCGAAGCCTCGAACTTCCTGATGGGGCGCACCTTCCTCGACATCGACATGGCGCGCGCCGCCGACCTGCTCGGAATGGAGCGGCGGCAGGCGGAGGCCTTCCGCAACCTCGACCGCGGCCAGTTCGTGGGGCTCGGCCCCGCAATCGGACGTCGACCCGAGACCGTCAAGATCGCGCCGGTTGAGACGCAGGGACGCGGCGGCAGCCCGAAGCTGATGCCCCTGCCGGAGACGCTCGCCGAAGACGCCGCAGGGCTGATCTTCCGCCGCGGCGCCGACGAAGCCCGTCCGCGCGCGGCGGCGGCGACGGCGAACACGGCGGAGGTCCTGGCGCAGCTCGCGCAGTCGCGCAGCGACGCGACCGCCGCCCAGCCGCTGCCCGCCGACCTGTTCGCCGACGCCGAGCGGGAGGGCAAGATCGCAGAGATCATGACGGCGATGATGGCGGAGCCCGAGGCCAGCTTTCAGCCGGTGTCGCTGCTCTATCAGGATTTTCTCGTCCGCTGCCGCATCGCGCGGCTGCCGGGCGACGCGCCGGACCTTCCGCGGTTCCGGCGCGAACTCGCAATCGCGAAGGCCGGCGTCGACGACGGGGAGGTGGCGAGTTCGGACTGGGACCAGGCGACGTTGATCGCGGCGTCGCTGCCGGAGGACGTGCGGGGCGTGTTTCTGCTCGTCGCGAAGGCCGCGCTGATGAAGGGGCCCTGCCCCAGCGACGCCGAGATCGCGAAGGCCTATGGCACCCGCTCCACCGGACGGGCGCGCCGCCTGCTGACCTACATGGAGGAGCGCGGCTTCATCAGTTGCGCCTCGGATCTGCGCGGCAACCGCATCGTCATGCTGCCCGACCTCGGCTGGCAGACCGCGCCCGGCGCGCTCGAAAGCGCGTCGGGGCACTGA
- a CDS encoding sigma-54 dependent transcriptional regulator, which yields MDVAFIDDDETLRAANAQALTLAGFAVAPFPSATAALGALDASFPGVVVTDVRMPGIDGLELFRRLRAIDPDLPVILITGHGDVAMAVEAMREGAYDFVAKPYPADRLLGPIRHALEKRRLVLENRALRRAAEETSASDMPLLGGTPAMERLRATLRQIADADVDVLIEGETGAGKEVVATALHRWSPRAARPFVAVNCGALPESVIESELFGHEAGAFTGAVKKRVGRIEHAHGGTLFLDEIEAMPPALQIKFLRVLEAREVTPLGMNETRKVDIRVAAASKVDLLDLVRTNAFREDLYYRLHVATIRIPALRDRRDDVPLLFAHFLDRAARRFRREPPPMTATVRRKLDEHNWPGNVRELAHYAERVALGLDDGPPATPAPPAPPGGALPDRVEAFEAEQIRQALAATQGDIQATLAALGVPRKTLYDKLKRHGIDQSAFRPRR from the coding sequence ATGGATGTCGCCTTCATCGACGACGACGAGACGCTGCGCGCGGCGAACGCGCAGGCGCTGACGCTGGCGGGCTTCGCGGTCGCGCCCTTCCCCTCCGCGACCGCGGCGCTCGGCGCGCTCGACGCGAGCTTCCCCGGCGTGGTGGTCACCGACGTGCGCATGCCGGGGATCGACGGGCTGGAGCTGTTCCGTCGCCTGCGGGCGATCGATCCCGACCTTCCGGTCATCCTCATCACCGGCCATGGCGACGTCGCGATGGCCGTCGAGGCGATGCGCGAGGGCGCCTACGATTTCGTGGCCAAGCCCTACCCCGCCGACCGGCTGCTTGGGCCGATCCGCCACGCGCTGGAGAAGCGCCGCCTGGTGCTGGAGAACCGCGCCCTCCGGCGCGCCGCCGAGGAGACCAGCGCCTCCGACATGCCTCTGCTGGGCGGGACGCCGGCGATGGAGCGGCTGCGCGCCACGCTGCGCCAGATCGCCGACGCCGACGTCGACGTGCTGATCGAGGGCGAGACCGGCGCCGGCAAGGAGGTGGTCGCGACCGCGCTCCACCGCTGGAGCCCCCGGGCGGCCCGGCCCTTCGTCGCCGTGAACTGCGGCGCCCTGCCGGAGAGCGTCATCGAGAGCGAGCTTTTCGGCCACGAGGCCGGCGCCTTCACCGGAGCGGTGAAGAAGCGCGTGGGCCGGATCGAGCACGCTCATGGCGGCACGCTGTTCCTCGACGAGATCGAGGCCATGCCGCCCGCCCTGCAGATCAAGTTCCTGCGCGTGCTGGAGGCTCGCGAGGTCACGCCGCTGGGCATGAACGAGACGCGGAAGGTCGACATCCGGGTGGCCGCGGCGTCCAAGGTCGACCTGCTGGATCTCGTGCGGACCAACGCCTTCCGCGAGGACCTCTACTACAGGTTGCACGTAGCGACGATCCGCATCCCGGCGCTGCGCGACCGGCGGGATGACGTGCCGCTGCTGTTCGCGCACTTCCTCGATCGCGCCGCCCGGCGATTCCGCCGCGAACCGCCGCCGATGACCGCGACGGTCCGGCGGAAGCTCGACGAGCACAACTGGCCCGGCAACGTGCGCGAGCTCGCGCATTACGCGGAACGGGTGGCGCTCGGCCTCGACGACGGCCCGCCTGCCACCCCCGCTCCCCCCGCCCCGCCCGGTGGCGCCCTGCCAGACAGGGTCGAGGCCTTCGAGGCGGAGCAGATCCGCCAGGCGCTCGCCGCGACGCAGGGCGACATCCAGGCGACGCTCGCGGCCCTCGGCGTTCCGCGCAAGACGCTGTACGACAAGCTGAAGCGGCACGGGATCGACCAGAGCGCGTTCCGGCCGAGGCGGTGA
- a CDS encoding ATP-binding protein has protein sequence MGWTLALLAAATLIALDRGADYAGERWARSNLVAAAQAAADLRISALRSEIEKQRILPVVLAQDPDVRLALESRDAGRLAALDAKFWTLAEATRAGAIYLLDAKGLTLAASNAGTPTSFVGSDYAFRPYYSRAMADGAAEHFALGTVSGKAGLYLTRRIDGARGPLGVIVVKAEFEALETEWRRFAEPTFVTDDRSIVLIASEPDWRFRATAPIPEERRAELRASLQFGAAPLDLLPISPAGDGLVRATASEGASARSFVEAAAPAPTTSWTLHVLAPTAPSVALARTAARASALLAGVLALGAIGIALSRRRRLADERAAQGAARRELEERVEARTLELRAEIDERRRAEAALQDLQDELVQASKLAVLGQIAASVAHEINQPVAAIRTFADNARTFLDRAQPGAAADNLATIAALTERIGAITGELRAFARKTKGATEPVSLRAAVDGALLLVGHRLREQNVTLDLDLADDVTVAGERVRLEQVFVNLLQNALDALAHRPGGRIALSAAVTEDSVVVTVADNGPGLPDAVMGALFMPFTTTKPAGLGLGLVISHDIVAEFGGRLAAENRGGAVFTVTLPRLA, from the coding sequence TTGGGTTGGACGCTGGCCCTGCTCGCCGCCGCTACGCTCATCGCGCTCGACCGCGGCGCGGATTACGCCGGCGAGCGCTGGGCGCGGTCCAACCTGGTCGCCGCGGCGCAGGCGGCCGCGGACCTGCGGATTTCGGCCCTCCGCAGCGAGATCGAGAAGCAGCGCATCCTTCCCGTGGTGCTGGCGCAGGACCCGGACGTGCGCCTCGCGCTCGAAAGCCGCGACGCCGGCCGGCTCGCCGCCCTCGACGCCAAGTTCTGGACGCTGGCGGAGGCGACTCGCGCCGGCGCGATCTATTTGCTCGACGCCAAGGGACTGACCCTCGCCGCCAGCAACGCCGGCACGCCGACGAGCTTCGTCGGGTCCGATTACGCGTTCCGGCCCTACTACAGCCGCGCGATGGCGGACGGCGCCGCGGAGCATTTCGCGCTCGGCACCGTCAGCGGCAAGGCCGGCCTCTATCTCACCCGCCGCATCGACGGCGCCCGCGGACCGCTCGGCGTGATCGTGGTGAAGGCCGAGTTCGAGGCGCTGGAGACGGAGTGGCGGCGCTTCGCCGAACCGACTTTCGTCACCGACGACCGTTCGATCGTGCTGATCGCGAGCGAGCCTGACTGGCGCTTCCGGGCGACCGCGCCGATCCCGGAGGAGCGGCGCGCGGAGCTCAGGGCGAGCCTTCAGTTCGGCGCCGCGCCGCTGGACCTCCTGCCGATCAGCCCAGCCGGCGACGGCCTCGTGCGGGCGACGGCGAGCGAGGGCGCGAGCGCCCGCAGCTTCGTCGAGGCCGCGGCGCCTGCGCCCACGACCTCCTGGACGCTGCACGTTCTGGCGCCGACCGCGCCCTCGGTCGCGCTGGCGCGGACGGCCGCGCGCGCCTCCGCGCTGCTCGCCGGCGTGCTCGCGCTCGGCGCGATCGGGATCGCGCTGTCCCGACGCCGGAGGCTCGCCGACGAGCGCGCGGCGCAAGGCGCGGCCCGGCGCGAGCTCGAGGAGCGGGTCGAGGCGCGCACCCTGGAGCTCCGCGCCGAGATCGACGAACGCCGCCGCGCGGAGGCGGCGCTGCAGGACCTCCAGGACGAGCTGGTGCAGGCGAGCAAGCTCGCCGTGCTCGGCCAGATCGCCGCGAGCGTCGCGCATGAGATCAACCAGCCGGTCGCGGCCATCCGCACCTTCGCCGACAACGCCCGGACCTTCCTAGACCGCGCCCAGCCCGGCGCCGCGGCGGACAACCTCGCGACCATCGCCGCCCTCACCGAGCGGATCGGCGCGATCACCGGCGAGCTGCGCGCCTTCGCGCGCAAGACCAAGGGAGCGACGGAGCCGGTTTCGCTCCGCGCCGCCGTCGACGGCGCGCTGCTGCTGGTCGGCCATCGCCTGCGCGAGCAGAACGTAACGCTCGATCTCGACCTCGCCGACGACGTGACGGTGGCGGGCGAGCGCGTCCGGCTCGAGCAGGTCTTCGTCAACCTGCTGCAGAACGCCCTCGACGCGCTGGCGCATCGGCCAGGCGGCCGCATCGCGCTCTCCGCGGCCGTGACCGAGGACAGCGTCGTCGTAACCGTCGCCGACAACGGCCCCGGCCTGCCGGACGCGGTGATGGGCGCGCTGTTCATGCCCTTCACCACGACGAAGCCGGCGGGCCTCGGCCTCGGCCTCGTCATCTCGCACGACATCGTCGCCGAGTTCGGCGGCCGCCTCGCCGCCGAGAACCGCGGCGGCGCGGTTTTCACCGTCACCCTGCCGAGGCTCGCCTGA